A DNA window from Hordeum vulgare subsp. vulgare chromosome 1H, MorexV3_pseudomolecules_assembly, whole genome shotgun sequence contains the following coding sequences:
- the LOC123409741 gene encoding flotillin-like protein 2, giving the protein MATFRVADASEYLAITGWGIHDVKLAKKAWVFVGQQCKRFSISPVNYEFEVHAMSAEKLPFILPAVFTIGPKITATGAEPSDRRDLEAQLLLYAKLIAPLHKSRSHVHELVKGIIEGETRVLAADLTMEEIFKGTKTFKERVFNRVQLELNQFGLVIYNANVKQLVDVPGHEYFSYLGQKTQQDAANQAKVDVAEARMKGEVGAKEREGLTRQNAAKVDAETKVLSVRQQGQGLKEEAKVKAEVQVFETAREADIAAAKAELAMKKAGLDKQAKVAEVEAAKAVAIREAELQMEVERKNAMRQTEKLKAEQLSKATVQYETQVQESNALFYSRQKAAEAALFEQMRSAEARKAQADAQFFEQKMAEDAKLYAKQKEAESLALLGRAKTEYAASMLQALGGNYYALRDYLMIDGGMYTDMARINAGAVNGMQPKISIWSNGGGADGAVSAGKEAAGGSALQQVAGVYKMLPPLLSTVHEQTGMLPPAWMGALPKDGVTN; this is encoded by the exons ATGGCGACCTTCCGCGTCGCGGACGCGTCGGAGTACCTGGCCATCACCGGCTGGGGCATCCACGACGTCAAGCTCGCCAAGAAGGCGTGGGTCTTCGTGGGGCAGCAGTGCAAGAGGTTCAGCATCTCGCCGGTCAACTACGAGTTCGAGGTGCACGCCATGAGCGCCGAGAAGCTGCCCTTCATCCTCCCCGCCGTCTTCACCATCGGCCCCAAGATCACCGCCACCGGGGCAGAGCCGTCAGACAGGAGGGACCTTGAGGCGCAGCTCCTCCTCTACGCCAAGCTCATCGCCCCGCTGCACAAGTCGAGGAGCCACGTCCACGAGCTCGTCAAGGGGATCATCGAGGGCGAGACCCGCGTGCTCGCCGCCGATCTCACCATGGAGGAGATCTTCAAGGGGACCAAGACGTTCAAGGAGAGAGTTTTCAACAGGGTGCAGCTGGAGCTCAATCAGTTCGGACTCGTCATCTACAATGCCAACGTCAAGCAGCTGGTGGATGTGCCCGGACACGAGTACTTCTCCTACCTCGGGCAGAAGACCCAGCAGGATGCCGCGAACCAGGCCAAGGTGGACGTGGCCGAGGCCCGGATGAAGGGAGAGGTGGGTGCCaaggagagggaggggctgaccCGGCAGAACGCCGCCAAGGTGGATGCCGAGACCAAGGTGTTGTCGGTGCGGCAGCAGGGTCAGGGGCTCAAGGAGGAGGCCAAGGTGAAGGCCGAGGTGCAGGTGTTTGAGACTGCAAGGGAGGCCGACATAGCGGCGGCCAAGGCCGAGCTTGCCATGAAGAAGGCCGGATTGGACAAGCAGGCCAAGGTGGCCGAGGTTGAGGCGGCCAAGGCCGTCGCCATCCGTGAGGCCGAGCTCCAGATGGAGGTCGAGCGCAAGAACGCGATGCGCCAGACCGAGAAGCTCAAGGCCGAACAGCTCAGCAAGGCCACAGTCCAGTACGAAACACAG GTTCAAGAATCAAACGCGTTGTTCTACAGCAGGCAGAAGGCGGCGGAGGCGGCGCTGTTCGAGCAGATGAGGTCGGCGGAGGCGCGCAAGGCGCAGGCCGACGCGCAGTTCTTCGAGCAGAAGATGGCCGAGGACGCTAAGCTGTACGCGAAGCAGAAGGAGGCCGAGTCCCTGGCCCTGCTGGGCAGGGCCAAGACGGAGTACGCGGCGTCCATGCTCCAGGCGCTGGGCGGCAACTACTACGCCCTCAGGGACTACCTAATGATCGACGGCGGCATGTACACGGACATGGCGCGCATCAACGCCGGCGCCGTTAACGGCATGCAGCCCAAGATCAGCATCTGGagcaacggcggcggcgcggacgGCGCCGTGAGTGCCGGCAAAGAGGCCGCGGGAGGCAGCGCGCTGCAGCAGGTGGCCGGGGTGTACAAGATGCTGCCGCCGCTTCTGTCGACGGTGCACGAGCAGACTGGGATGCTACCGCCGGCGTGGATGGGCGCGCTGCCCAAGGACGGCGTCACCAACTGA